The genomic window ACCGAGAGCTTCGGCTACGCCGCCATGGCGGACACCGTGGCCGAGCAGCTGAGTGCGGACTTCGCCGCCGCGGGCCCCGTGGACGTGGTGGGGCACTCGATGGGCGGGAAGGTGGCGATGGTGCTGGCGCTGCGCCACCCCGATCTCGTGCGCCGGCTCGTGGTCGAGGACATCGCCCCCGTGGACTCGCAGGAGGCGGACACCACCTCCTCGCGCGGCAACTTCGAGCACCTGCTCGGTTCGCTCAAGCGCCTGGACCTCACCGGCATCACCCACCGTTCCCAGGCCGACGCCGCCCTGCGCGCCGACATCCCCGATGACACCGTCCGCGGGTTCCTCCTGCAGAACCTGCGGCACCGGGACGGCGGTTTCGGCTGGCAGCCCAACCTGGACCTGCTGCACGACGAGCTCGGGGTGATCGGGGCCTGGCCGGCCGACGACGTCGCCGGGCTCAGCTACCCGGGCCCCGTCCTGTGGGTGGCGGGGGAGAACTCGCCGTACATCCAGGAGGCGGACGCCCCGGCCATGCGGGCGCTGTTCCCCAAGACCGTGCGGATCACCGTGCGCGGCGCAAGCCACTGGGTGCACGCGGACCGGCCGGAGCAGTTCACCAAGGCACTGCGCACGTTCCTGCTCGCAGACCACCGGGCGTGAGCGGCCCGCCCGATAGCTCCGCCGGCGGGGACAGCGCCACCACCCAGGGCGTGGTCCTGGTGCTCGCGGCCGCCCTCGTGACCCAGACGGGGGCTGCGGTCGCCGTATCCCTCTTCGACGAGGTCGGAGCGCTGGGCGCCGTGTTCCTCCGGCTCGCGCTGGCCGCGGTGGTGCTGAGCGTCGTCGTGCGCCCGCGGTGGTCCGCCCTGACCCGTGCGGACCTGCCAGTGGTGCTGGGCTTCGGGACCGCCCTGGGCGCCATGAACATGCTGATCTACCAGGCCATCGCCAGATTGCCGCTGGGGGTGGCGGTGACCATCGAGCTGCTCGGCCCGCTCGTGCTCTCCGTGGTGCTCTCCCGCCGAGTGAGCGGTGCGCTGTGGGCCGCGCTCGCGTTCGCAGGGGTGCTGCTGCTCAGCGGGGTGGGCCCCGGAACCGGGGCCCCGGACCTCAGCGGTGTGCTGTTCGCGCTCGCCGCCGCGGGCATGTGGGTGCTGTACATCCTGATGTCCCGGCAGGCGGGCCGCTCGTTCGCGGGAGTCCAGGGACTTGCCATGGCCATGGTGGTCGGAGCGGTGCTCGCGGCCCCGTTCGGGATCGTCAGCGGTGGCGCGGCCCTGCTGCAGCCGTGGGTGCTGCTGGTGGGGCTCGCGGTGGCGGTGATGTCCTCCGCGCTGCCGTACGCGCTGGAGCTCGCGGCACTGCGACGGCTCGCCGCGGAGACCTTCTCCATCCTGGTCAGCACGGCCCCCGCGGTGGCGGCGCTGGTGGGCTGGCTGCTGCTCGGGCAGGCCCTGGGGCCCCTCGAGCTGTGCGGCATGGGGCTCGTGATCCTCGCCAGCGTGGCGGCGGTGCGCTCCGGACCCAGACCGGGCCGCCGCACCCCGGAGGACCTCCTGCCACCCGCACCCTGATCCCGGGTCACCTCACGGTCGGGGGGATCTGCGGGCCGTGCGTGCGGGCCGCTGTTCCGGGGCCCTCCGTCTCGTGGCCCGCTGTCTCGGGGTTTCCGTCGCGGCGGGCCATCCCGCGACGGAGCCTTGACGACGGGGTCTCGACGACGGAGCTGAGACGATGGGGCCCCGATGACGACGCCACGAGGCCACCGGGGCGCGGCGAGCGGGCCCGGGCCCGTGCGGCGTCGGAGCGCAGGCCTAGGATCGGTGCCCATGGGCTTCACACGCGCCGAGCTGGACTCCTACCGGGACCGCACCGTCCCGGATCTGCTGCCGGATCCTCTGCGGCTGCTGTTCGTGGGCATCAACCCGGGGCTGTGGACCGCGGCCACGGGAGCGCACTTCGCCCGTCCCGGCAACCGGTTCTACCCGGCGCTGCACCGTGCGGGCATCACGGACACGCGCATCGACGCCGCGGCCGGCTACGACCCCGCAGACCTCGCCCAGCTCACGGGCCGTGGGATCGGGATCAGCAACGTGTGCCCGCGCGCGACCGCACGGGCGGACGAACTCACCCGGGAGGAGCTGCGAGAGGGCGCCCGCCGGCTCGACCGCCTCGTCCGGGAGCACCACCCGGCCGTGGTGGCGGTGCTGGGGATCACGGCCTACCGGGAGGCGTTCGAGCGCCCCGGCGCTGCCACGGGCAGGCAGGACGCGCCCTGGCCGGGCACCGCGCTGTTCGTGGCGCCCAACCCCAGCGGACTCAACGCCCACTCCTCCCTGGACGACCTTGCGCACGCCTACGCCGAGATCGCCCGGGCCGCGGGTGTCCTCCCGGGCCGGTAGCACCCCGGCGGTAGCATCGGAAGTCCCCCCTCCCGCCCGGCACCACGCGCCGCGCGGGTGACCCCGAAAGGCGGCCGATGTCAGAGCACGCAGATCCCCCCACGTCCTCGCCGGGTGCCGTGAACCGGTTCCGGTCGGCATGGGCCTCTCACCGGTGGCTGCGACCCGTGGCGGGCATGGCCGCGTGCGCGGTGCTCTACACGGTGTGCGGGGTCACCGGTCAGCTCGCGTCGAGCGGGGCGGTGGTCCTGCTGGCCGGGGTGCTGCTGATTGCCTCCGTGGTGGGATTCATCTGGTTCGCCGTGCTGCTGGTCCGCAGCCTGTGGCGCTCGTGGCGCGTGCACGAGAACCGCGCGGGGCGCTACACCAGGAGCGAGCGCGCCGTCGTGGCCACCCAGGACGAGGCGCAGAGCTACTGGGCCGGTGCCAAGGAGCTGTCCCGCATGCTGGCCGCGGACCAGGTGCCGAACGCGGGCCAGGTGTGGGGAGTGGTGCTCCAGCCGGGCGAGCGGCTGATCATCGACGCCCCCGCGGACTACGCCCGGTACTACGGCACGGATGCGGTGTACCAGCACACGAGCGGGTTCTTCTTCGGCAGCACGTCCTACGTGGTGGCGGCCTACGGCGCCACCACCCTGGCCAACTCGTCCCGTCGCAAGGCTGCCGAGCAGGCGGCCCAGACCCAGTGGCGGGAGATCCAGCAGGCCCGGGTGATCGTCACCGACCGGCGCGCGCTGTGCCAGCGCGGGGACGGGCGGTGGCTCAGCTTCTGGTACGGCGGAGCCACCGCCCTCTACCCCGAGCCGGAGAACTGGAACGTGGTGTTCGACTTCCCGGACACCGAGCCCCTCATGCTCCACGGGCCCGCGGCTCCCTACGTGTGCGCGGCCGCGGTGCATGCCGTGTACGGGCCGGACGGCATCATGACGCACCCCGGACTGGAGCGGCTGCGGGTCTGAGACCCCCGCGGACGCCCCGGACCGCGTGCTGCACCTGCCGGCGCCGCGTGAACGGTCCGCACGGAGGTCAGTTGCACGACGACGCCCGGACCACGTGCGCGTCACCTCCGGGTGACGCCGACAACGATCCGCGATGATGTCAGCGGCTCGACGCCGCCCCGGTGAGGGGCAGCACCCGCAGCCCCGCTCGGGGGTCGCTGCGCGGTGTGCCGCCCCGGGCGAAGTCCGCCCACGCGCGGCGCAGCCGGGCGCCGTCGGAGAGGACCTGCTCCCACGTGTGCCCCTCCACCAGCGGGGTGCGCTCCCACACGTCGTGGCCCGGGAACAGCAGGGGCAACTCCGAGATGTGCGCACCTGCCACCGGGTTGCGGCCCACACCCCACGAGAACTCGTACCGGTACCCGGTGCCCCCGGCCTGCGCGTGGCGCTGCGCGAAGCGCTCCGCGCCCCGGCCGTAGAGGCGCCGGGTGAAGGGCGTGATGAGCAGCCGCTCCACGCGTCTGGCCCTGCGGGGGTGCTGCATCCGGGAGAGCAGTGGTGGGATGCGGGCGGTGAACAGGGCCGCTTCCCGCGTGGTGTGGCCCACGAGGACCTCCACGTGCGGCGCCGCCTCCCGCCACGCCGTGTCGAGCTCGGCCTCCGCGGGCAGGGGGTCGTGGCCGTACTGCAGCCCGAAGGGCATCTGCCCCTTGAGCCCGTGCCGCACGGCCGCCTGGGCCACCCGCTGCTGCACGGCGCGCACCTGCTCCAGCGGCGCGTCCCGGGCCAGCGGTGCGGCGGTGGCGGCCATGAGGGCGCTCATCCTCGCCCGGCCCCTGAGCAGTCCGAAGGGCGCGCTCTGGATGATCGCCCTCCGGAACAGGCCCCGGGCCTGCGGCACGACCATGAGGTGCGCCACGGCGTCCCCGCCCGCGGACTGCCCGAAAGCCGTCACGCTACCGGGGTCCCCGCCGAACGCCGCGATGTTCTCCCGCACCCAGCGCAGCGCGGCCACGATGTCCAGCAGCCCCAGGTTGGCGGGGATGTCCTCCCCGTTGCCGAGGAAGCCGAGCAGCCCCAGCCGGTAGGTCACGCTGACCACCACCACGTGCTGCTCGGCCACGAGCGCGGCGGGGTCGTAGAACGGGGCGTCCCCTCCACCGGCCGCGTAGGAACCCCCGTGGATCCACACCATCACGGGCAGCGAGGCATCCGCGGGGGTGCCCGCCGGTACCGTCACAGACAGCCTCAGGCAGTCCTCGTCCTGGGGCAGGTCCCCGATGTTGCTGCCCACGATCTCGTCCAGGAACGGCATGGGTGGCTGCGGGCACGCGGGCGCGGGCTCCGTGGCGTGGACGGGGGACGACGCCGCGGCTGCCGGCTGCGGACGCTCGTACCGTCCCGCGCGGGCGTACCGGATGCCGGTGGCCCGGTCCACGGGGCCGTCGTGGCGTCCGATCACGGTGCCGCACG from Kocuria rhizophila DC2201 includes these protein-coding regions:
- a CDS encoding alpha/beta fold hydrolase, producing MPRPATALPGDSPAGHQPGPTTTGPDDAGARWRRRRRLCRAPRPRSRLTPVPQDPRPTLKTTLIGSGEHRVVFLHGLFGRGKNFTNIAKGLQPEFSCLLVDLPNHGESAWTESFGYAAMADTVAEQLSADFAAAGPVDVVGHSMGGKVAMVLALRHPDLVRRLVVEDIAPVDSQEADTTSSRGNFEHLLGSLKRLDLTGITHRSQADAALRADIPDDTVRGFLLQNLRHRDGGFGWQPNLDLLHDELGVIGAWPADDVAGLSYPGPVLWVAGENSPYIQEADAPAMRALFPKTVRITVRGASHWVHADRPEQFTKALRTFLLADHRA
- a CDS encoding mismatch-specific DNA-glycosylase, whose translation is MGFTRAELDSYRDRTVPDLLPDPLRLLFVGINPGLWTAATGAHFARPGNRFYPALHRAGITDTRIDAAAGYDPADLAQLTGRGIGISNVCPRATARADELTREELREGARRLDRLVREHHPAVVAVLGITAYREAFERPGAATGRQDAPWPGTALFVAPNPSGLNAHSSLDDLAHAYAEIARAAGVLPGR
- a CDS encoding EamA family transporter; the encoded protein is MSGPPDSSAGGDSATTQGVVLVLAAALVTQTGAAVAVSLFDEVGALGAVFLRLALAAVVLSVVVRPRWSALTRADLPVVLGFGTALGAMNMLIYQAIARLPLGVAVTIELLGPLVLSVVLSRRVSGALWAALAFAGVLLLSGVGPGTGAPDLSGVLFALAAAGMWVLYILMSRQAGRSFAGVQGLAMAMVVGAVLAAPFGIVSGGAALLQPWVLLVGLAVAVMSSALPYALELAALRRLAAETFSILVSTAPAVAALVGWLLLGQALGPLELCGMGLVILASVAAVRSGPRPGRRTPEDLLPPAP
- a CDS encoding carboxylesterase family protein; translation: MTETPAGAGAPRWSAPCGTVIGRHDGPVDRATGIRYARAGRYERPQPAAAASSPVHATEPAPACPQPPMPFLDEIVGSNIGDLPQDEDCLRLSVTVPAGTPADASLPVMVWIHGGSYAAGGGDAPFYDPAALVAEQHVVVVSVTYRLGLLGFLGNGEDIPANLGLLDIVAALRWVRENIAAFGGDPGSVTAFGQSAGGDAVAHLMVVPQARGLFRRAIIQSAPFGLLRGRARMSALMAATAAPLARDAPLEQVRAVQQRVAQAAVRHGLKGQMPFGLQYGHDPLPAEAELDTAWREAAPHVEVLVGHTTREAALFTARIPPLLSRMQHPRRARRVERLLITPFTRRLYGRGAERFAQRHAQAGGTGYRYEFSWGVGRNPVAGAHISELPLLFPGHDVWERTPLVEGHTWEQVLSDGARLRRAWADFARGGTPRSDPRAGLRVLPLTGAASSR